The following are encoded in a window of Gloeothece citriformis PCC 7424 genomic DNA:
- a CDS encoding TrbI/VirB10 family protein, which yields MILTTSRGDTEEMELLGDSPTQSHIIPVGTIAFAQIATSIIWAQGMESSDPFVVTLSEPISDLNGIEVLPEGTEIIFLVDQIHDSGMVIGDAIAIRLDGQEMELPRGVFALRAPGGKPLIAVLRNDARGDIARRDAMGFVVGALGKVGEVVNRPTSTSSSSGFGGFSQSSTYDSPNITGAVLEGGFEPLSEQMKRRNEREIDELQDRERLWYLKDGTKVQIQVNRLLEL from the coding sequence GTGATTCTAACCACATCAAGAGGTGATACTGAGGAGATGGAATTATTGGGCGATTCACCAACTCAAAGTCATATCATCCCTGTTGGAACGATCGCCTTTGCCCAGATTGCCACATCCATAATATGGGCACAGGGGATGGAAAGTAGCGATCCCTTCGTCGTTACTTTATCCGAACCCATAAGCGATCTTAATGGGATTGAGGTATTACCAGAGGGGACAGAAATAATCTTCCTTGTCGATCAAATTCATGATAGCGGTATGGTCATCGGGGATGCGATCGCTATCCGGCTTGATGGGCAAGAGATGGAATTACCGAGGGGCGTATTCGCATTACGTGCCCCAGGAGGAAAACCGTTAATTGCCGTTTTGAGGAATGATGCCAGGGGAGATATAGCCCGACGGGATGCGATGGGTTTCGTCGTCGGAGCATTGGGTAAGGTTGGGGAAGTCGTCAACCGTCCTACCTCCACATCATCTAGTAGCGGTTTTGGCGGCTTCTCCCAGTCTTCTACTTACGATAGTCCTAATATCACTGGCGCTGTTCTTGAGGGTGGCTTTGAACCCTTGAGTGAGCAAATGAAACGGCGTAATGAGAGGGAAATCGATGAGTTACAGGACAGGGAACGCCTTTGGTATCTCAAAGACGGGACTAAGGTACAGATACAAGTTAACAGGTTATTGGAGTTATGA